DNA sequence from the Sardina pilchardus chromosome 23, fSarPil1.1, whole genome shotgun sequence genome:
CTACTCTGCATAAGGTGACAATATGTTCTATAATACATATAATACAACTTCGCTCTGTTGTATTATATGACTCGAGAACCACAAAGAAACATTAAGACGAAGCAGAAAAAGCATCCGCTGAGAAGGTAGTTACTTACTTGAACACTGGCCCCACCGAGCATCGttgaggggacagagagagtagGGGGGCAGGATAGTTGAAACAGGGTACGTCACGCATGATTTAGTTTTAATACACCACagacactgcagagagagagagcagacaagaGATCACCTACAGGTATTCATTTACTGTAATTCATATCTATGAAATACTGTGTCATGGGCGTGATCCTAAACACATCCACAGAACAAACAATACATTGTGTAAGGAACAACAGTGTGGCAATGCTGAGATATGAACTCATAACGGAACCACATGCCACATTGTCCAAAAAATAAAGCTAGATATAGATAAAGAATTATGTTTTTAATATTTACAATCATTTCAATGAGTGAACAGATCTAAATACCGTATTGAGTAAATCAGAAAGGCAACGCCGTATTTGTTAACAAGCTGTTGTTCAGAACTTTTTCCAAAAACATGGACACCACATAGACCCAAGTATTACCAAGAAAAACATACATCAATCACATAATGGTCACAAGCCGCCAGACCTTCACTATGAAGTCCTTTTTTGGTTGTAGAACATTTACTTGAATTAGGTAACGGTTACTATTTTTCTTTCTGCCGCACAGCTGCCATTAAAACACCTGTGGTGTCACTACATATTTCCACACAAAATGCCCACAGAGCTGAATGACAACAATGGGCTATTTTCGACTCAATTGAAGTCGGGAAACAACACAAGGTcaccttttatttatttccgtATAGGAGGGTGTGTTTTTTCTGACTCAGATATGAGTGGTGACATTTGTAACACCTAATGACATGTTTAGTGAGGTCAGGTAGGTAATGCATTTGTACTTTATGTATTTTCAAAAGTCTAAACAGTTAGCTATTGTTGCGCAGAAACTTCTACCTGTGATTTTAAACCTGATATCTTGTGATTGTCACTATGTACCAGGAAGGAGGCAACAGTAAACCGTTCAGAGGCAATCTTCCCAAACCTGTTTAGCAGGTACTAGCAGAGCTCTGAACCACTTGCGACACACCCGTGAACAATCCTTTAACCCGTCAATGACTAGAGCCAGGTGACGTTCAAGTTCTTCCTTTTCCCTTCCTCTAAATCTCTGGTCTGCCTCTTTCCTTGAGTTATTCCGCATACCTGTCCAGTCACTTTCAGGACCTGACCAACTGTATGATGATGGCTGCGTCACAGTTGGAGAACACGGAACaagtgtgcttgcatgtgtgtgtgtgagtgtgtacaaaCCAGTCACAGTTGTCACACTGAGTCACATTTGGAAATAGTACATCatggcaaagtgtgtgtgtgtgtgtgtgtgtgtgtgtgtgtgtgtgtgtgtgtgtgtgtgtgtgtgcgcgagtgagcAAACCAGCCACTCCTGCCCTAACAGGAGGAGAGCAGTAATGTGAAGGATTAGGCCGATAATGAAATTCAAACTCCACAGAGGGTAAAGCAGAGTGCAAGTTGTGAAACGAGACTAATCGGCTAAAGGGAGAAAATGAAGGGATTTGTCCCAGCTCACCGATACATTCTTCAGACATTCATCACAGTTTGTGCCATTCTTGTCCTCGCAAGCTGCAgaggatagatggagagagagagagagaaaagaggttTTATCTTTACAATTTACAGCAACCAAATAAAAATACCACGTTAATGGTATCCAGGCCATCTTGAGGTGGGAACTTTTCCCTATGTTGCTAACAGTAACCCCCATGAGACCTGTTGCCATGGACAGAACCTGGGACATAACAAACCCAAGGGGCAGGATTTGTCAACAACAAAAGGCTTGCTCTCCTTAAAACTATTAATAACTTGCACAGTTGAAATATATCATGATACTGATTGCTTTGaattagtggtgggggaaaaaatcgattctgttcagtatcgcaatattttgtgcatgcaattatatcgatacgagtagctcaagtatcgcaatacttaattatataatttaattatctattttacttttatttgaggcgagtttactcagggtttactctgatcacattacatttgttagatagatagatatatagatagataaatactttattgatccccaagggggaattTCAATATATTACGCTCTCAAGGTGACGCTTGTTGTGGCGTTTTATTGTCcattcaacggcaatttcaaatcgaaagtgtgggtgtgtttcggttctcaacaaaaagcaaatagtaaggaccttgatatgcaccatgccatgacaaagtgagttgaacagtgttattttccttattttttgtaatgccttcgaacaatatgagagacatgaatagcaatatatcgcagaatcgaatcgcaatacttgttgtatcgcaatatgtgtagaatcgcaataatatcgaattgtggcccaaatatcgcaatagtatcgaattgtcattcttttgccaattcccacccctacttTGAATACATCCACCTGTTTGAAACCAAAAACTTAGCGTAGGTATCTTCATAAGACTTGTTGAATTTGTGTTCGAGTAGTAGGCTACACTTAAGCCCATGTCTAGGTGAGAGGTctaggtttaaaaaaaaaaaaaaataggcctatcaaAACGCCAATCTGAGTAGCCTAGATCTAAAATATCTAGACTTCCTTTGTTCAGGTGAAGGGAACCCCCATCTTAGCACACCTACTGTAATTTAAGGAGCGAGATATTTAAGAGCTATTACAATATGTATTCATCACAAATATAATCAATAGTTACAATTATTTATATTCAAAAAGATTGTTTCCCGGACAGCCACCTgacccagagcacacacaccaaacaagaaGTCACGGTCGAAGCTGCTCTCACGGCGAAAATGAACTTGTTTTATCACCACTGTAACGTAGCTTCATGGCAAAGAtctgcatgtaggcctattttataaATCTTACCTTCgcccggtggtggtggtgcaggtgtCGGAGCCTGAGTTACCGCCAGTGTAGCGGTGGAGGTGGTtgttgtagtggtggtggtagtggacGTGCCATTCTGAGCAAATGTTGTGCCCAACCCGACCACAACCAGgatcacacaccaacatacaccaATCCTCGAAAACATGCTGTGTCGTCAGATCGTTAAATCCTACGAAGTAAGGCTAATTTGGCTAAAGAATATCCCCAGTAAATCACAGGTCTGGATACCTGACCAGACGAATCTCGGGTGACGGGCTGTCCAAACCGCGACCAGTCATCAGAAAACTTTCTCAACTGTGCGCACCAGTACGCGCAGGACGCAAATCTCCTCTGGAGATCACATGACCTTACATCTGAGAATGTTCTGCTCTCCCAGTTCTGCGATAACATTAGAATGCATCACATTTCCAAACAAACCACTCACTGGCGACTGACAACGACTTAgcaacattttaaagcttaCTTTCAACATTGTAGTGTAATAGGCTTAGTCCGTCTGTTGGGACTGTAGTGTACACAATGTCTGCGGGCCCCAGTCCACATTACAGGACATTAATGTTAACTTCTCATCTACAGTGaatccaaaattattttctatttatttctattttgATAGTACGGAAATAGTGAAACCTCATAAAAGAGCCCACTGTATTCTTCAGATGCTTCTATTCTAAAAGTAGTATGGCTTCTTTTTTCACCTGTATTTGTGATGGTGTCAGAAGATTAAGACAAGACAAATGACTGTGGAGTGTTTGTAAGGAATATCCAAGCATTTTATAGTAATTTATTGTATTTGTGTAATACTTTTTGAAACCCATTTCTTGACAGGCGTACATGGACTACATGAAACAAAATGAATTAAAACATACAATAAAATGGTCTCAAAAGAATAATCAAAACACAATTAAAGTAAAATCCAATAATTTATTAAAGCATTTTGTAAAGCCAGTTACAAAAGAAAAAGACCCTCtttcacacaaatgcacacacatacatacacacacacacactctctctctctctctctcttttgtagcctacacaagCACATTTGTTTTGAATATAGATTAATTGAACAACAACAATTAGGAAGAATTACATTCAGGTCTATAGGCTGCCTGCAGCTATTTACAGACCTCAGTGTAATTCTATAGTGAGAGAGAACCAACCGCACTGTGTGCATGTAGGTGTCGGTGTCAGTGTTTGTATTTAACTGTAAGCGTGGTTTATGTTATATGTGTATGCAATATATGAatacacacgcatgtgtgtgtgtgtgtgtgtgtgtgtgtgtgtgtgtgtgtgtatgtgtgtgtgtgtgtgtgtgtgcgtgttgagcAGATAGATAGCACCTCCAAATTCTGATCCTGAGTCAGTTAGATTTGGCTAAAACACTGATTTTCATGAGGGGTCTTGACAGAGGAAAAACAGACTCAGGAGCAGGCTTTAGTGGGCATATGAATGTAAGTAGTGTAGAAGTATGCATCACTGGACCTGctccctctattctctctctctctctctctctctctctctccctccctccacgcTTTCTTGACACTGTCAGGCTACTCTGGAAAAGGCCCCTTCTATCTCTATAAACCCTACAACCACAGTACAGTGTTTCCAGTACTATCTGCCTCCTCAATCTCGGTCCCTCTCAACTCCCCAATTATTGTGTTGTGGTTCAAATAGGAAATAAGTACACcatccccacacccacccatccacccttTAACCCCCGACAACCACTCATACAGTCATTGCtcttaaacacattaacacatcaaCCCACTGTGGCATAGGAGCCTCGATACATATGCTCACTTCTTAATGACACCATTGTTTTCTATTTCCTTTGTCTTATTGtactccttttcttttttgcgtgttttgttgattttttttaaatatttatgtatatattgTGGTCATAACCCTCAGACACAAAAACTTGCATTACACTGACAAATATAGTTGCATATCAAACAGCAAAACTACACAGGACAGTATTGATACAGCATACTTATATCTATACTTTCCAAAAGAAAGAACCATAACCAAACAGTATGTAACAAACTAAAGTGGAAACAATAAAGGaaaaatactttttacagtCATACTTGGATTTTTTCGTGTGATATCAGGAAGTGATATGAATGGCGCAGGTTAATGATGTCACTGCCTGTTTGTGTGATATGGCTGAAAGTATTTCCTccagtgtgttttgtttcattgAGACTTTTGTCGAGAGGGGTATTTCGGCTAAAGCTGCAAGTGTATGTTTAGTTAGATTCTCAAGATGAATGTGGATGCTTGCACCCATAACTCAAatgtcatacatacacacgaaCAAACACCACACTCTTTAAAGAGAATGTTTCTTGGCTCCTTTCTTGGAGCCAAACTCTGCTTTAATGCTGATAAGCGTTCTACCCAGAATACTTTCACTGGAGAGTTCTAAAC
Encoded proteins:
- the pttg1ipa gene encoding PTTG1 interacting protein a; this translates as MFSRIGVCWCVILVVVGLGTTFAQNGTSTTTTTTTTTSTATLAVTQAPTPAPPPPGEACEDKNGTNCDECLKNVSCLWCIKTKSCVTYPVSTILPPYSLCPLNDARWGQCSINFQTLIIAMAVVGGVLILAFFICLFCCCKCENVGSGRFESKMQRQADKRKGKSDIRKAEMKTRHDEIRQKYGLSRASPYARFENN